From one Agrobacterium fabrum str. C58 genomic stretch:
- a CDS encoding carbon-nitrogen hydrolase family protein has product MSFKAAAIQMRSGVDPVRNAADMERLVRAAAAEGAVYVQTPEMTGAIQKDRQALRAQLRDDDGDIIVATAARLARELGIHVHIGSTAIARPDGKIANRGFLFAPDGSRICSYDKIHMFDVDLDNGESWRESAAYQPGEVARIAELPLAKFGFAICYDVRFPQLFRAEALAGAEVLTVPAAFTRQTGEAHWEILLRARAIENGAFVIAAAQAGVHEDGRETFGHSIIIDPWGKVLALAGGAGEEIIFAEIDTSLVAAARGKIPNLRNAREFGLDTVIPLKPAGGEAA; this is encoded by the coding sequence ATGAGTTTCAAGGCTGCCGCCATCCAGATGCGCTCCGGCGTCGACCCGGTAAGGAACGCCGCCGATATGGAACGGCTGGTGCGCGCCGCCGCGGCGGAAGGGGCTGTGTATGTACAGACCCCGGAAATGACGGGCGCAATCCAGAAGGACAGGCAGGCGCTTCGTGCCCAGCTGCGTGATGACGATGGCGATATCATCGTAGCGACCGCCGCACGGCTGGCACGCGAGCTTGGCATTCACGTCCATATCGGCTCCACGGCCATTGCCCGCCCGGATGGCAAGATCGCCAATCGCGGTTTTCTCTTCGCGCCGGATGGTTCGCGCATCTGCAGCTACGACAAGATCCATATGTTCGATGTCGATCTCGATAATGGCGAAAGCTGGCGTGAAAGTGCCGCTTACCAACCCGGTGAAGTGGCACGTATCGCCGAACTACCGTTGGCAAAATTCGGCTTTGCGATTTGTTATGACGTCCGTTTCCCTCAGCTTTTCCGGGCAGAAGCGCTGGCTGGTGCGGAGGTTCTGACGGTTCCGGCGGCCTTCACACGCCAGACGGGGGAAGCCCACTGGGAAATCCTGTTGCGTGCCCGTGCTATCGAAAACGGTGCTTTTGTAATCGCCGCCGCACAGGCCGGCGTTCACGAGGACGGTCGCGAGACATTCGGCCATTCCATCATCATCGACCCCTGGGGTAAGGTGCTGGCCTTGGCGGGCGGTGCGGGGGAAGAGATTATCTTTGCCGAGATCGACACGTCGCTGGTTGCGGCTGCGCGCGGCAAAATTCCCAATCTGCGCAATGCCCGTGAGTTCGGGCTGGACACCGTCATTCCCCTGAAACCTGCCGGAGGTGAGGCGGCGTGA
- a CDS encoding methyltransferase domain-containing protein, producing MDILFDQALIEQNRRRAWTRRDDKALFLLDMAAEELADRLAIVERKFETAIELHGGTGVTARRLAETGKVDNIRRIETESAFATDGNIPETASMEHLPLAEASANLIVSPLALHLTNDTPGALIQIRRALKPDGLFLGAIPGSGTLHELRDVLLTAEAELTGGASPRVIPFADVRDVGALLQRAGFALPVTDAETYTVRYDSIFPLMRDLRAMGMANPLASRSRKPLNRAFFLRAAELYAERYSDPDGRIRATFSIIYVSGWAPHESQQKPLKPGSAKMRLADALKTTEVKLS from the coding sequence ATGGATATTCTCTTTGACCAGGCCCTGATCGAACAAAACCGCCGCCGTGCGTGGACCCGGCGTGATGACAAGGCCCTGTTTCTTCTCGACATGGCAGCCGAAGAGCTGGCCGACAGGCTTGCCATCGTCGAGCGCAAGTTCGAGACGGCCATCGAACTGCACGGCGGAACGGGCGTGACGGCCCGCCGGCTGGCCGAGACGGGAAAAGTGGACAACATTCGCCGCATCGAAACCGAAAGCGCATTCGCGACGGACGGAAACATTCCCGAAACGGCGTCGATGGAGCATCTGCCGCTCGCGGAAGCCTCCGCCAATCTCATCGTTTCACCGCTTGCCCTGCATCTCACCAACGACACCCCCGGTGCGCTGATCCAGATACGGCGCGCATTGAAGCCCGATGGTCTGTTTCTCGGCGCCATTCCCGGCAGCGGCACCCTGCATGAGCTGCGCGATGTCTTGCTGACAGCAGAAGCGGAGCTGACCGGAGGTGCCAGCCCGCGCGTCATTCCCTTCGCCGACGTGCGCGATGTCGGTGCGCTCCTGCAACGCGCCGGTTTTGCTCTTCCCGTCACCGACGCGGAGACCTACACGGTGCGTTATGATTCGATTTTCCCGCTGATGCGCGACCTGCGCGCCATGGGCATGGCCAACCCGCTGGCAAGCAGAAGCCGAAAGCCGCTCAACCGCGCCTTTTTCCTGCGGGCGGCGGAACTCTATGCCGAGCGCTATTCGGATCCCGACGGGCGGATAAGGGCGACATTTTCCATCATCTATGTATCAGGCTGGGCGCCGCATGAGAGCCAGCAAAAGCCCCTGAAACCCGGCTCCGCCAAGATGCGCCTTGCTGACGCCTTGAAGACAACAGAAGTAAAACTGTCCTGA
- the grxC gene encoding glutaredoxin 3: MAPVTIYTRDFCGYCARAKALLDMKGVDYAEYNATTTPEYRQEMIEKSGGTTFPQIFINGQHVGGCDDLHALERAGKLDAMLAG; this comes from the coding sequence ATGGCACCGGTAACGATCTATACACGGGATTTTTGTGGTTATTGCGCGCGCGCCAAGGCGCTGCTGGACATGAAGGGCGTCGATTACGCCGAATATAACGCCACCACGACGCCGGAATACCGGCAGGAAATGATCGAGAAATCCGGCGGCACGACCTTCCCGCAAATCTTCATCAACGGCCAGCATGTAGGCGGTTGTGACGATCTGCATGCGCTGGAACGTGCCGGCAAGCTGGATGCCATGCTGGCTGGCTGA
- a CDS encoding ComF family protein, with protein MSAGDDLFSGLLSKSAVVPSAARAVARSFFRLVYPPTCAGCNRMTGGEGALCPDCWRDVAFIDRPFCEVLGIPFARDHGEGVVSGRAIADPPPFDRLRSVASHEGTARKLVHRLKYQDRTDLARLIALWMLRASDGTVDACDCIVPVPLHRRRFLHRRFNQSAELARHLARAAGKPLLAGTLLRVKPTERQVGLSALARRDNVRGAFSLAPGREADIFGKRVVLVDDVYTTGATVGAASRALRKAGAVDVTVLTFAMAISGPI; from the coding sequence ATGAGTGCTGGTGACGATCTGTTTTCGGGATTGCTGTCGAAGTCCGCCGTCGTGCCTTCCGCGGCACGCGCGGTGGCGCGTTCGTTCTTCCGCCTCGTCTATCCGCCGACCTGCGCCGGCTGCAATCGCATGACCGGTGGCGAAGGCGCCTTATGCCCCGATTGCTGGAGGGATGTCGCCTTTATCGATCGCCCTTTCTGCGAGGTTCTGGGCATTCCCTTCGCGCGGGACCATGGAGAAGGTGTTGTCAGCGGGCGGGCAATCGCCGATCCGCCACCTTTCGATCGCCTGCGTAGCGTCGCCAGCCATGAGGGCACGGCCCGCAAGCTGGTTCACCGGTTGAAATATCAGGATCGCACCGATCTCGCCCGGTTGATCGCGCTGTGGATGTTGCGGGCAAGTGACGGGACGGTTGACGCCTGCGATTGCATCGTGCCGGTTCCGCTGCATCGCCGCCGCTTCCTGCACCGCCGTTTCAACCAGTCCGCCGAGTTGGCCCGGCATCTTGCCCGGGCCGCCGGCAAACCTTTGCTCGCCGGCACGCTGCTGCGCGTGAAGCCGACCGAGCGGCAGGTGGGGCTTTCCGCGCTTGCCCGTCGGGATAATGTGCGGGGTGCGTTTTCCCTCGCGCCCGGCCGGGAGGCCGATATTTTCGGCAAGCGCGTGGTGCTGGTGGATGACGTCTATACGACAGGCGCGACGGTGGGGGCGGCAAGCCGCGCCCTGCGCAAGGCGGGTGCCGTGGATGTGACAGTTTTGACCTTTGCAATGGCCATTTCCGGCCCTATATGA
- the argJ gene encoding bifunctional glutamate N-acetyltransferase/amino-acid acetyltransferase ArgJ, protein MSVAVSPLAPKSYPDMPALRGVRMATAAAGIKYKNRTDVLLMVFDKPASVAGVFTKSKCPSAPVDFCRANLGSGAARAVVVNSGNANAFTGVKGKAATELTAKSAAAAVGCSEGEIFLASTGVIGEPLDASKFAGVLGDMNVRAEADFWQEAAKAIMTTDTYPKVSTRTAEIGGVIVTINGISKGAGMIAPDMATMLSFVVTDADIEPAALQSLLSAGVGPTFNSVTVDSDTSTSDTLMLFATGAAAEDGQVKVTSADDERLSSFRAALNDLLKDLALQVVRDGEGARKMVEVTVTGAENDAAAKKIALSIANSPLVKTAVAGEDANWGRVVMAVGKSGEMADRDRLAIWFGGVRVAVNGERDPDYSEAETTAVMRLEDITVKVDIGLGQGTATVWTCDLTKEYVAINGDYRS, encoded by the coding sequence ATGTCCGTTGCCGTTTCCCCGCTCGCTCCCAAATCCTATCCCGATATGCCCGCGCTGCGCGGCGTTCGCATGGCGACGGCTGCCGCCGGCATCAAATACAAGAACCGCACCGACGTTCTCTTGATGGTGTTCGACAAGCCGGCAAGTGTGGCTGGCGTCTTCACCAAATCGAAATGCCCCTCGGCCCCGGTTGATTTCTGCCGCGCCAATCTCGGCAGCGGCGCGGCGCGTGCCGTGGTGGTCAATTCCGGCAATGCCAATGCGTTTACGGGCGTCAAGGGCAAGGCTGCGACCGAACTGACGGCGAAGTCCGCCGCCGCTGCCGTCGGCTGCTCCGAAGGCGAAATATTCCTGGCATCAACAGGCGTGATCGGCGAGCCGCTGGACGCTTCGAAATTTGCAGGCGTTCTCGGTGATATGAACGTCAGGGCGGAAGCCGATTTCTGGCAGGAAGCCGCCAAGGCGATCATGACGACCGACACCTATCCCAAGGTTTCGACCCGCACCGCCGAGATCGGCGGCGTGATCGTCACGATCAATGGTATTTCCAAAGGTGCCGGCATGATCGCGCCTGATATGGCGACGATGCTCTCCTTCGTCGTGACGGATGCCGACATCGAACCCGCCGCGCTGCAATCCCTGTTGTCCGCCGGTGTCGGCCCGACCTTCAATTCCGTGACGGTCGATAGCGACACGTCCACGTCGGACACGCTGATGCTGTTCGCCACGGGTGCGGCGGCTGAGGACGGTCAGGTAAAGGTGACGAGCGCCGATGACGAGCGCCTGTCCTCCTTCCGCGCCGCGCTCAACGATCTCCTGAAGGATTTGGCGCTGCAGGTGGTTCGCGACGGCGAAGGCGCGCGCAAGATGGTGGAAGTCACCGTGACAGGTGCGGAAAACGATGCCGCTGCCAAGAAAATTGCCCTTTCCATCGCCAATTCGCCGCTGGTGAAAACTGCCGTTGCAGGTGAAGACGCCAATTGGGGCCGCGTCGTCATGGCTGTCGGTAAATCAGGCGAAATGGCTGACCGTGACCGCCTCGCCATCTGGTTTGGCGGCGTGCGCGTGGCCGTGAACGGTGAACGCGATCCGGATTATTCGGAAGCGGAGACCACCGCCGTGATGCGGCTGGAAGATATTACGGTGAAGGTGGATATCGGCCTCGGCCAAGGCACGGCCACGGTCTGGACCTGCGATCTGACCAAAGAATATGTTGCGATCAACGGCGACTACCGGAGCTGA
- a CDS encoding GNAT family N-acetyltransferase gives MQDNKAVNLPLVRRLEAVSFRAWPASSVIYDGSWQIRLTGSHPSKRINCVVPLDPSDYGNCAVRLEKARKRFEDFGRPLVVRETTLMPPQLVDFLIGDGWSVFEEVLVMTADLSSMELPETLVSLPSHDIGRFVEASIKVSDGDPALRPAIAEIVSSIKPTLGLFINEEVEGNPLATMICVQDNDLAGVISLDVEKSQRKKGLGTQVLSSALRWARISGAKTAWLQVVSTNAPAIALYEKFGFSEAYRYRYWQKGTGE, from the coding sequence ATGCAGGACAACAAGGCCGTCAATCTGCCGCTGGTTCGCCGTCTGGAAGCCGTCAGCTTCCGGGCATGGCCTGCCTCGTCGGTGATTTATGATGGCAGCTGGCAGATCCGTCTCACGGGTTCGCATCCCTCCAAACGTATCAACTGCGTGGTGCCGCTCGATCCCTCCGATTACGGCAACTGCGCGGTGCGGCTGGAAAAGGCGCGCAAGCGTTTCGAGGATTTCGGCCGGCCGCTGGTGGTGCGCGAAACGACGCTGATGCCGCCGCAACTCGTGGATTTTCTGATTGGCGATGGCTGGTCCGTCTTCGAAGAGGTGCTGGTTATGACGGCCGATCTCTCCAGCATGGAACTGCCGGAAACGCTGGTCAGCCTTCCCAGCCATGATATCGGTCGTTTTGTCGAAGCGAGCATCAAGGTGAGCGATGGCGATCCGGCGCTGCGCCCGGCAATCGCGGAAATCGTCAGTTCCATCAAGCCGACGCTCGGCCTCTTTATCAACGAGGAAGTGGAGGGCAACCCGCTCGCCACCATGATTTGCGTGCAGGATAACGATCTTGCCGGCGTCATCTCGCTCGATGTCGAAAAATCGCAGCGTAAAAAGGGACTGGGCACGCAGGTTCTGTCGTCGGCACTGCGCTGGGCCAGAATCAGCGGCGCCAAAACCGCCTGGCTGCAGGTGGTTTCCACCAATGCACCAGCGATCGCGCTTTATGAAAAATTCGGCTTCTCCGAGGCTTATCGTTATCGCTACTGGCAAAAGGGCACCGGCGAATGA
- a CDS encoding DMT family transporter, producing the protein MAPRDLAAYIFLAITWGVSFLLLLHVVAAFGWIGAVTLRSLITAVALYLIARAARRKLAFSASWRAFAIVGATTVAGQLIGLSYATPQIGTAMAAILVATIPLFSMLISQMWGLERLTRQGIAGLVIGFAGIVLLVGFPAVPVTSGFIIGCAAAVAACICAAYGSNFASLHLKGVGSWEITIGSFLTGGLMTLPLLFAVPLPGTPDLVDYGYLLIQAVVMSGLTYITYFKLVSSIGATKAISVEFAVTVVAVLVGALVLDEPLSLPQLFGAGIIIFGCALVLDLLPKKKAPPTPSGA; encoded by the coding sequence ATGGCCCCTCGCGATCTTGCCGCCTATATTTTTCTCGCGATTACGTGGGGCGTGTCTTTCCTGCTGCTTCTGCATGTCGTCGCCGCCTTCGGCTGGATTGGCGCGGTCACGCTTCGCTCGCTCATAACCGCTGTCGCCCTTTATCTCATTGCGCGGGCGGCCCGCCGGAAGCTGGCATTTTCCGCCAGCTGGCGCGCTTTCGCAATCGTCGGCGCAACGACGGTCGCCGGGCAACTGATCGGCCTTTCCTATGCGACGCCACAGATCGGCACCGCGATGGCAGCCATATTGGTGGCGACCATTCCGCTTTTCTCAATGCTCATCTCGCAGATGTGGGGTCTGGAACGCCTGACGCGGCAGGGCATTGCGGGTCTCGTCATCGGCTTTGCCGGTATCGTTCTGCTTGTCGGCTTTCCCGCTGTTCCCGTCACTTCAGGCTTTATCATCGGCTGTGCTGCCGCTGTCGCCGCCTGCATCTGTGCGGCCTATGGCAGTAATTTTGCGAGCCTGCACCTCAAAGGAGTTGGATCCTGGGAAATCACCATCGGTTCCTTCCTGACAGGTGGCCTGATGACCCTGCCGCTTCTTTTCGCGGTGCCCTTGCCCGGAACACCTGATCTCGTTGACTACGGTTATCTTCTGATACAGGCGGTCGTCATGAGCGGCCTGACCTATATCACCTATTTCAAGCTGGTCTCCTCAATCGGCGCAACGAAGGCGATCAGCGTGGAATTTGCCGTCACCGTCGTGGCGGTGCTTGTCGGCGCCCTGGTGCTCGATGAACCCCTGTCGCTTCCCCAGCTTTTCGGCGCCGGCATCATCATTTTCGGCTGCGCGCTGGTGCTCGACCTTCTGCCCAAGAAAAAGGCGCCACCTACCCCTTCGGGCGCGTGA
- the secA gene encoding preprotein translocase subunit SecA has protein sequence MVSLGGIARKLFGSANERRVRSYKSKIAAINALEEATKALSDEALAAKTAEFRQQLADGKTLDDLLIPAFAVAREASRRVLHMRPFDVQLTGAMILHGGAIAEMKTGEGKTLVATLAVYLNALAGKGVHVVTVNDYLAKRDAATMSKLYGFLGLTTGVIVHGLDDDQRREAYACDITYATNNELGFDYLRDNMKYDRAQMVQRGHNYAIVDEVDSILVDEARTPLIISGPLDDRSDLYNTIDAFIPLLSPEDYEIDEKQRSANFSEDGTEKLENLLRQAGLLKGESLYDIENVAIVHHINNALKAHKLFTRDKDYIVRNDEIVIIDEFTGRMMPGRRYSEGQHQALEAKEKVQIQPENQTLSSVTFQNYFRMYEKLAGMTGTASTEAEEFGNIYGLDVIEVPTNLPIQRIDEDDEVYRTGEEKFLAIITEIKAAHERGQPVLVGTTSIEKSELLAHMLRQSGFTDFQVLNARYHEQEAYIVSQAGVPGAVTIATNMAGRGTDIQLGGNVDMRLERELEGMEPGPELDAKEAAIRAEIKVLKEKALAAGGLYVIATERHESRRIDNQLRGRSGRQGDPGRSKFYLSLQDDLMRIFGSERMDSMLQKLGLKDGEAIVHPWINKALERAQKKVEARNFETRKNLLKYDDVLNDQRKVIFDQRLELMEADNIGETAADMRHEVIEALVTKHIPENAYAEQWDIAGLKAGIAQFLNLDLPVEEWAKEEGIAEDDILQRVTEAADTYAAERAERFGPEIMTYVERSVILQTIDHLWREHIVNLDHLRSVVGFRGYAQRDPLQEYKAEAFELFQSLLTNLREAVTAQLMRVELVQQEPQQPELPEMTAHHLDPVTGEDEMAQGVPAAFVPAEERDPNNPATWGRIGRNEMCPCGSGKKYKHCHGVYEQA, from the coding sequence ATGGTCAGTCTCGGCGGAATAGCCCGCAAGTTGTTCGGTTCGGCAAATGAACGCCGCGTCCGCTCCTATAAAAGCAAGATCGCAGCCATCAATGCGCTGGAAGAGGCCACCAAGGCGCTCTCCGACGAAGCGCTGGCGGCCAAGACCGCGGAATTCCGCCAACAGCTTGCCGACGGCAAGACGCTGGACGATCTGCTGATCCCGGCTTTCGCCGTCGCTCGCGAGGCATCGCGCCGCGTTCTGCACATGCGCCCGTTCGACGTGCAGCTGACCGGCGCCATGATTCTGCATGGCGGCGCCATTGCCGAAATGAAGACCGGTGAAGGCAAGACGCTGGTGGCGACCCTTGCGGTCTACCTCAACGCACTCGCCGGCAAGGGCGTGCATGTCGTCACCGTCAACGACTATCTCGCCAAGCGCGACGCCGCCACGATGAGCAAGCTCTACGGCTTCCTCGGGCTGACGACCGGCGTGATCGTCCACGGTTTGGACGACGACCAGCGCCGCGAGGCTTATGCCTGCGACATCACCTACGCGACGAATAACGAACTCGGCTTCGATTATCTGCGCGATAACATGAAATATGATCGCGCCCAGATGGTGCAGCGCGGCCACAACTACGCGATCGTCGACGAAGTCGACTCGATCCTCGTCGATGAAGCGCGCACGCCGCTTATCATCTCCGGCCCGCTGGACGACCGTTCCGACCTCTACAACACCATCGACGCCTTTATTCCGCTTCTGTCCCCGGAAGACTACGAGATCGATGAGAAGCAACGCTCGGCCAACTTCTCCGAAGATGGCACCGAGAAGCTCGAGAACCTGCTGCGTCAGGCGGGTCTGCTGAAGGGCGAATCGCTTTACGACATCGAAAATGTCGCCATCGTTCACCACATCAACAATGCGCTGAAGGCCCACAAGCTCTTCACCCGCGACAAGGACTACATCGTCCGCAACGATGAAATCGTCATCATCGACGAATTCACCGGCCGCATGATGCCGGGCCGCCGTTATTCCGAAGGTCAGCACCAGGCTCTGGAAGCCAAGGAAAAGGTGCAGATCCAGCCGGAAAACCAGACGCTGTCCTCCGTCACCTTCCAGAACTATTTCCGCATGTATGAAAAGCTGGCCGGCATGACCGGCACGGCATCGACGGAAGCGGAAGAATTCGGCAACATCTACGGCCTCGACGTCATCGAAGTACCGACCAACCTGCCGATCCAGCGTATCGACGAGGACGACGAGGTTTACCGCACCGGCGAAGAGAAGTTCCTGGCGATCATCACCGAGATCAAGGCGGCGCATGAGCGCGGCCAGCCGGTTCTGGTCGGCACGACCTCGATCGAAAAATCCGAGCTTCTGGCCCATATGCTGCGCCAGTCCGGCTTTACCGATTTCCAGGTGCTAAACGCCCGTTACCACGAGCAGGAAGCCTATATCGTTTCGCAGGCCGGCGTTCCCGGCGCCGTCACCATCGCCACCAACATGGCCGGCCGTGGTACCGACATCCAGCTCGGCGGCAACGTCGACATGCGCCTCGAGCGCGAGCTGGAAGGCATGGAGCCGGGTCCGGAGCTTGATGCCAAGGAAGCGGCTATCCGCGCCGAGATCAAGGTGCTGAAGGAAAAGGCGCTCGCCGCCGGCGGTCTCTACGTCATCGCTACCGAACGCCACGAAAGCCGCCGTATCGACAACCAGCTGCGCGGCCGTTCCGGCCGTCAGGGCGACCCCGGCCGCTCGAAATTCTACCTGTCGCTTCAGGACGACCTGATGCGCATCTTCGGCTCCGAGCGCATGGACTCGATGCTGCAAAAGCTCGGCCTGAAGGACGGCGAAGCCATCGTCCATCCGTGGATCAACAAGGCGCTGGAACGCGCCCAGAAGAAGGTCGAAGCCCGCAACTTCGAGACCCGCAAGAACCTTCTGAAATACGACGACGTCTTGAACGACCAGCGCAAGGTCATCTTCGATCAGCGCCTCGAGCTGATGGAAGCCGACAATATCGGTGAAACCGCCGCCGACATGCGCCACGAGGTCATCGAAGCGCTCGTCACCAAGCATATTCCTGAAAATGCCTATGCCGAGCAGTGGGATATCGCCGGCCTGAAAGCTGGTATCGCCCAGTTCCTGAACCTCGACCTGCCGGTGGAGGAATGGGCGAAGGAAGAAGGCATCGCCGAGGACGATATTCTCCAGCGCGTCACCGAAGCGGCCGACACATACGCCGCCGAGCGCGCCGAACGTTTCGGCCCCGAGATCATGACCTATGTGGAACGCTCGGTCATTCTTCAGACGATCGACCATCTGTGGCGCGAACATATCGTCAATCTCGACCATCTGCGCTCTGTCGTCGGTTTCCGCGGTTACGCCCAGCGCGATCCGCTGCAGGAATACAAGGCGGAAGCCTTCGAACTGTTTCAGTCGCTGCTCACCAATCTGCGCGAGGCCGTCACCGCTCAGCTGATGCGCGTGGAACTGGTGCAGCAGGAACCGCAGCAGCCGGAACTGCCTGAGATGACCGCCCATCACCTCGACCCCGTCACCGGCGAAGACGAGATGGCGCAGGGCGTGCCTGCCGCTTTCGTCCCGGCCGAGGAACGCGATCCCAACAACCCCGCCACCTGGGGCCGTATTGGGCGCAATGAAATGTGCCCCTGCGGCTCGGGCAAGAAATACAAGCACTGCCACGGCGTTTACGAGCAGGCCTAA
- a CDS encoding peptidylprolyl isomerase produces the protein MLRYNKIAAAVIVATLGLQLPAFAQEDKVVAKVGDLEIHQSELDLAMGNLDPQLAQLPDEQKKVAALSGAIDVKLLVKNADAEGLEKTEDFKKRMEFIKDRELHNAYFRKHVVDAVTNDEVKARYDKEVAALPQEEEIKAAHILVASEDEAKDIIKQLDSGKDFAALAKEKSTDSNKDDGGDLGWFGKGRMVPEFEEAAFGLEKGAYTKTPVKTQFGFHVIKLEDKRIAPPPAFEQVEPQVRQLVMRDKYVALIEKAKADQKIEIMDETLKKGYDQATKEQQAQPPQQ, from the coding sequence ATGTTGCGCTATAATAAAATTGCGGCTGCGGTGATTGTGGCCACGCTCGGCCTTCAGCTTCCGGCTTTTGCACAGGAAGACAAGGTCGTTGCCAAGGTCGGCGATCTGGAAATCCACCAGTCCGAACTCGATCTGGCCATGGGCAACCTCGATCCGCAGCTCGCGCAGCTTCCCGACGAGCAGAAGAAGGTCGCAGCCTTGTCCGGCGCGATCGACGTCAAGCTTCTCGTGAAGAATGCAGACGCCGAAGGTCTGGAAAAGACTGAAGATTTCAAGAAGCGCATGGAATTCATCAAGGATCGTGAGCTGCACAACGCTTATTTCCGCAAGCATGTGGTCGACGCCGTCACCAATGACGAAGTGAAGGCCCGCTACGACAAGGAAGTCGCAGCCCTGCCGCAGGAAGAAGAAATCAAGGCTGCACACATCCTCGTCGCCAGCGAAGACGAAGCCAAGGACATCATCAAGCAACTCGATTCGGGCAAGGATTTCGCCGCACTCGCCAAGGAAAAGTCGACCGATTCCAACAAGGATGACGGCGGTGATCTCGGCTGGTTCGGCAAGGGCCGCATGGTGCCGGAATTCGAAGAAGCCGCTTTCGGCCTCGAAAAGGGCGCCTACACCAAGACCCCGGTGAAAACGCAGTTCGGCTTCCATGTCATCAAGCTGGAAGACAAGCGCATCGCCCCGCCGCCGGCTTTCGAGCAGGTCGAGCCTCAGGTTCGTCAGCTTGTCATGCGCGACAAATACGTTGCCCTCATCGAGAAGGCAAAGGCTGACCAGAAGATCGAAATCATGGATGAGACGCTGAAGAAGGGCTACGACCAAGCCACGAAGGAACAGCAAGCTCAGCCGCCGCAGCAGTAA
- the mutT gene encoding 8-oxo-dGTP diphosphatase MutT, which translates to MSEAGKKILLVAACALLDQDGRILLAQRPEGKSLAGLWEFPGGKVEQGETPEETLVRELDEELGVKTKVACLAPLTFASHTYETFHLLMPLYVCRRYEGIAHGREGQALKWVKPQALRDYPMPPADEPLIPFLQDLL; encoded by the coding sequence ATGAGTGAGGCGGGCAAAAAAATCCTGCTGGTCGCCGCCTGTGCGCTTCTCGATCAGGATGGGCGCATTCTCCTGGCGCAGCGGCCGGAAGGCAAGTCGCTTGCTGGGCTGTGGGAATTTCCCGGCGGCAAGGTGGAGCAGGGCGAAACACCGGAAGAAACCCTTGTCCGTGAACTGGACGAGGAACTCGGCGTCAAAACCAAGGTCGCCTGTCTCGCACCGCTGACATTTGCCAGCCATACCTACGAGACCTTTCATCTTCTGATGCCGCTTTACGTGTGCCGCCGTTATGAAGGCATCGCCCATGGCCGGGAAGGACAGGCGCTGAAATGGGTCAAGCCCCAGGCGCTGCGCGATTATCCCATGCCGCCGGCCGATGAGCCGCTCATCCCCTTCCTTCAGGATTTGCTGTAA
- a CDS encoding Flp family type IVb pilin yields the protein MVDGEYPVLHFFINFCKNENGATAIEYGLIAGIISAALIAGLGNISSGINAVFQFIVDAFPKG from the coding sequence ATGGTGGATGGGGAATATCCTGTGCTGCATTTTTTTATCAATTTTTGCAAAAATGAAAACGGCGCGACAGCGATTGAATACGGCCTGATCGCAGGGATAATTTCCGCAGCGCTCATCGCCGGCCTCGGCAACATCAGCAGCGGTATCAATGCCGTGTTTCAGTTCATCGTCGACGCTTTTCCCAAGGGTTGA
- a CDS encoding DUF1178 family protein produces MIRYALACEKGHEFEGWFAGSDDFDNQLQRGLLSCPVCNSVEVSKLLMAPSVSTARKRDERQTLAMDSARKEALAKIREAVANIRANAEDVGDKFPEEARKIHYGEADERGIIGNASVQEAKALLDEGIEIAPLPVLPDDVN; encoded by the coding sequence GTGATCCGTTATGCGCTGGCCTGTGAAAAGGGCCATGAGTTTGAAGGCTGGTTTGCCGGTAGCGACGATTTCGACAATCAGTTGCAGCGCGGCTTGCTGTCTTGTCCGGTCTGCAATTCCGTTGAGGTCTCCAAGCTCCTGATGGCGCCTTCCGTCTCCACCGCCCGCAAGAGGGACGAACGCCAGACGCTCGCGATGGATTCCGCCAGGAAAGAGGCGCTTGCGAAAATCCGGGAAGCCGTTGCCAATATCCGCGCGAATGCGGAGGACGTCGGCGACAAGTTTCCCGAGGAAGCCCGCAAGATCCATTATGGCGAGGCGGATGAACGCGGCATTATCGGCAATGCCTCGGTGCAGGAAGCCAAGGCCCTGCTGGACGAGGGCATAGAGATCGCGCCGCTGCCGGTGCTGCCCGACGACGTGAATTGA